One window of the Emcibacter sp. genome contains the following:
- a CDS encoding MFS transporter, whose product MTDHTFGSKASPEPILTDVVGDVGSDDTGAAKAALIDEKSYPAPGKAWYCVFVLALAVMVNFLDRGILTLLVEPIKRDLNLTDVQMSLIMGFAFTFFYSILGLPVARMVDRRSRKKIMAAGIAIWSLMTAFCGLASSFWQLFMCRVGVGVGETTSGPSAYSLLSDYFPPSKLPRAIAGMNLGFVAGSGLAMVLGGAVIGFIGDKEVTVPVLGSLRNWQVVLMLVGLPGLIVAALMLTVSEPPRHGVVVKESQPVGDVFKFIYSYWPIYIPLFLGLAMRSAQMFGMQMWGPAFYMRTFDWGPEIIGYVSGVSIMISMPLGLFLGSWFAEYYYKKGYADANMRVVVYSTLISIPLSIIAPLMPDPWIVAGMGIVNFVFMGMAAPVENAAIQTVTPNKYRGQVTFLFLFTMNVIGMGLGPLMIGSMTQYIFGEDGIRYALVLSAAIIGPLATYIFWYGMKPYGKAIAAGGLLETQDSDKTT is encoded by the coding sequence ATGACCGACCATACATTTGGCAGCAAGGCGAGTCCGGAGCCTATTCTCACCGATGTCGTGGGCGATGTAGGAAGCGATGACACAGGCGCGGCCAAGGCTGCACTCATAGATGAGAAGTCCTACCCTGCACCGGGAAAAGCCTGGTACTGCGTTTTTGTGCTGGCGCTCGCAGTGATGGTAAACTTTCTCGACCGGGGCATCTTGACCCTGCTTGTCGAACCCATAAAACGTGACCTTAATCTTACTGATGTCCAGATGAGTTTGATTATGGGCTTTGCCTTCACCTTTTTCTATTCGATTCTCGGCCTGCCGGTCGCCCGGATGGTTGACCGCAGAAGCCGTAAAAAAATCATGGCGGCGGGCATTGCAATCTGGAGCCTGATGACCGCCTTTTGCGGTCTTGCCTCGAGTTTCTGGCAGTTATTCATGTGCCGTGTGGGCGTGGGCGTCGGTGAAACAACCAGCGGTCCTTCCGCTTATTCACTGCTTTCGGATTATTTCCCGCCAAGTAAACTGCCCCGGGCAATTGCCGGCATGAACCTGGGTTTTGTTGCCGGTTCCGGTCTGGCGATGGTTCTCGGTGGTGCCGTGATCGGCTTTATCGGGGACAAAGAAGTTACCGTTCCTGTTCTAGGATCGCTCCGCAACTGGCAGGTTGTTCTGATGTTGGTAGGGTTGCCCGGTCTTATTGTTGCCGCCCTGATGCTCACCGTTTCAGAACCCCCCAGGCACGGCGTCGTGGTCAAAGAATCCCAGCCTGTTGGTGATGTCTTTAAGTTCATTTATTCCTACTGGCCGATTTATATTCCCCTGTTCCTAGGCCTTGCCATGCGTTCAGCCCAGATGTTCGGGATGCAGATGTGGGGCCCTGCCTTTTATATGCGCACCTTTGACTGGGGCCCGGAAATTATCGGTTATGTTTCCGGCGTAAGTATCATGATCTCCATGCCGCTCGGGCTTTTCCTGGGAAGCTGGTTCGCCGAATATTACTATAAGAAGGGCTATGCTGATGCCAACATGCGGGTGGTTGTCTACAGCACCCTTATTTCCATCCCGCTCTCCATTATAGCCCCCCTGATGCCTGACCCCTGGATCGTGGCAGGTATGGGAATTGTAAACTTTGTCTTTATGGGCATGGCCGCACCGGTAGAAAATGCAGCCATTCAGACGGTGACGCCCAACAAATACCGGGGCCAGGTCACCTTCCTGTTCCTCTTTACCATGAATGTCATTGGGATGGGCCTTGGACCACTGATGATTGGCAGCATGACCCAGTATATCTTCGGTGAAGACGGCATTCGATATGCCCTGGTTCTGAGCGCCGCCATTATCGGCCCTCTGGCAACCTATATTTTCTGGTACGGCATGAAACCATACGGAAAAGCCATCGCTGCCGGCGGGCTGCTGGAAACTCAGGATTCTGACAAGACAACCTGA
- a CDS encoding helix-turn-helix transcriptional regulator gives MTQRDELVRFLKNARARIKPADVGLPDSDRRRTVGLRREEVAALTGMSVTWYTWFEQGRDVQLSAAMLEGLSKTFLLNPQEREFLFALAQHRPPPLAVPPDEVIHPITQHMLDGLNIPAQVITEDWTVIGWNRIVTKIFRDYAGRPASERNLFKILMLDERYRKNPEGFREMARRLTARFKWDYSRTTRIDVFDAIIQEMLKKSKTFEEFWYESEIVAHFEDVHTVNTSGFGDITVQHSSYAIEEAPGQRLILFVPVDDVSRERLAQVVLSES, from the coding sequence ATGACACAAAGAGATGAACTTGTCCGGTTCCTGAAAAATGCCCGTGCACGCATCAAGCCTGCGGATGTGGGCCTTCCGGATAGTGATCGTCGCCGTACGGTAGGACTTCGTCGCGAGGAAGTAGCGGCCCTCACCGGGATGAGTGTGACCTGGTACACCTGGTTCGAACAGGGCCGGGACGTTCAGCTTTCTGCGGCCATGCTGGAAGGATTGAGTAAAACCTTCCTGCTGAATCCGCAGGAGCGCGAATTTCTGTTTGCCCTTGCCCAGCACCGTCCACCTCCGCTTGCTGTGCCGCCGGACGAGGTGATTCATCCCATCACCCAGCATATGCTGGATGGTTTGAATATTCCGGCCCAGGTCATTACGGAAGACTGGACGGTGATTGGCTGGAATCGAATCGTTACCAAAATTTTCAGAGATTATGCGGGTCGTCCGGCATCAGAGAGAAATCTGTTCAAGATTCTCATGCTGGATGAAAGGTATCGTAAGAACCCTGAAGGTTTCAGGGAAATGGCCCGCCGCCTAACGGCACGCTTCAAATGGGATTACAGCAGGACCACACGTATAGATGTTTTTGACGCGATCATTCAGGAAATGCTGAAGAAGAGCAAAACCTTCGAGGAGTTCTGGTATGAATCAGAAATCGTTGCTCATTTTGAAGACGTCCATACGGTGAATACATCCGGCTTCGGCGACATTACTGTTCAGCATAGCTCCTATGCAATAGAAGAAGCCCCCGGTCAGAGGCTTATTCTGTTCGTTCCGGTAGATGACGTCAGCAGAGAACGCCTGGCTCAGGTTGTCTTGTCAGAATCCTGA
- a CDS encoding 3-keto-5-aminohexanoate cleavage protein — MTKKIFMTCAVTGSSPLPKHPNFPFKPEHVAAEGLAAAEAGAAILHIHVRDPETGAASTELELYREVIGLIREKNKEVILNVTTGPGCTWMQSDTEPEKCGPGTLMYTAERRLEHILDLKPEMCTLDICTMQLWGGAAINLDPMITRMGEMIQDMGVLPEIECFEAGDFVFADDLMAKGALPKNAPYSFVLGTKYGLPATTEAMSYARNQIPRGANWTAFGVSRHSFPMAAQAVLLGGNVRVGFEDTVYLRRGKMAANNAELVSWGASIIEHLGNDLATAGEAREMLGLAH, encoded by the coding sequence ATGACTAAAAAAATATTTATGACCTGCGCTGTAACCGGCAGTTCACCACTACCCAAACACCCGAATTTTCCGTTTAAACCGGAACATGTAGCAGCCGAAGGTCTGGCCGCCGCAGAAGCCGGCGCCGCAATATTGCACATACATGTCCGGGACCCCGAGACAGGCGCGGCATCGACCGAGCTTGAACTTTACCGCGAAGTTATCGGCCTGATCAGGGAAAAGAACAAAGAAGTGATCCTGAACGTCACAACCGGTCCGGGCTGTACCTGGATGCAGAGCGACACCGAGCCGGAAAAATGCGGCCCGGGAACGCTGATGTATACCGCCGAAAGACGGCTGGAGCATATTCTCGACCTCAAACCGGAAATGTGCACTCTTGATATCTGCACCATGCAGCTGTGGGGCGGTGCCGCAATCAATCTGGACCCCATGATTACCCGTATGGGGGAAATGATCCAGGATATGGGGGTTTTGCCGGAAATCGAATGTTTCGAAGCCGGAGACTTTGTCTTTGCCGATGATTTGATGGCCAAGGGCGCACTTCCCAAGAATGCCCCCTATTCCTTCGTTCTGGGGACAAAATACGGCCTGCCGGCAACCACGGAAGCAATGTCCTATGCCCGTAACCAGATCCCGCGCGGCGCCAACTGGACAGCCTTCGGTGTTAGTCGTCATTCATTCCCGATGGCAGCCCAAGCCGTTTTGCTGGGCGGCAATGTCAGGGTCGGCTTTGAAGACACCGTTTATTTGCGCCGGGGAAAAATGGCCGCCAATAACGCAGAACTGGTCAGCTGGGGCGCCAGCATTATTGAACATCTTGGCAACGATCTTGCAACAGCAGGCGAAGCGCGGGAAATGCTGGGACTGGCACACTAG
- a CDS encoding glutathione S-transferase family protein, giving the protein MLEVYHAEPGANTLKVLLALKEKGVEFKSCYVALNKFEQHEEWFKKINPNGQVPVIVHDGKVINESTVINEYVDAVFEGPALRPADEYGKAMMRIWTKWVDEYFCPALSYLAWNWMIKSLVKDLTPEEFEAKLERIPLKEQRDKWRITATEGYPEERLKEWRRQVENSVTKIDGALREHGKPWILGDRFTLADISVFAMAQPMPMGYDDIMNEKATPHLTAWYNRMMEREGTKAALTMPNRMREEVKLDDRIEVLSKQGK; this is encoded by the coding sequence ATGCTTGAAGTCTATCACGCCGAACCCGGCGCCAATACCCTGAAAGTGCTGCTCGCCTTGAAGGAAAAAGGCGTTGAATTCAAGAGCTGCTATGTTGCGCTCAATAAATTTGAGCAACACGAGGAATGGTTCAAAAAAATCAATCCCAACGGACAGGTTCCTGTCATCGTCCATGACGGCAAGGTGATTAACGAATCGACCGTCATCAATGAATATGTCGATGCCGTTTTCGAAGGCCCGGCCCTGCGCCCGGCAGATGAATATGGCAAGGCGATGATGCGGATATGGACCAAATGGGTGGACGAGTATTTCTGCCCGGCACTGAGCTACCTGGCCTGGAACTGGATGATAAAGAGCCTGGTCAAAGACCTGACCCCTGAGGAGTTTGAAGCAAAGCTGGAGCGTATCCCCCTCAAGGAGCAGCGGGACAAATGGCGCATTACTGCGACCGAAGGCTACCCCGAAGAACGGCTAAAGGAATGGCGGCGACAGGTTGAAAATTCCGTCACGAAAATTGACGGGGCACTCCGTGAACATGGCAAACCCTGGATCCTCGGCGACCGGTTCACCCTCGCGGACATTTCAGTCTTTGCCATGGCCCAGCCCATGCCCATGGGTTACGACGACATCATGAACGAAAAGGCCACACCGCATCTGACGGCCTGGTATAACCGCATGATGGAACGCGAAGGCACCAAAGCGGCCCTTACCATGCCCAATCGCATGCGTGAGGAAGTCAAACTGGACGACCGCATCGAGGTTCTATCCAAACAAGGAAAGTAA
- a CDS encoding glutathione S-transferase family protein: MANNNTIILYDLVLESGCTISPFVWRTKYALKHKGFDLDLVPNGFTGIEELTNGFSDRLPVIVDDGHWVKDSWEIAEYLDEKYPDLPMLFEGESHKILTRFIDDWAWKTAISPWFRCYILDYHDLSMPQDRDYVRTSREQLFLGGEKLENVQAGREERLPLVPPTLEPLRVLLQDTPWLGGETPNYTDYCILAVFLWTASVAKVPPLHDDDPLKDYIDRGFDLYGGLGRHEGMHNLFGLPKAG, encoded by the coding sequence TTGGCCAACAACAATACGATCATTCTTTATGATCTGGTGCTGGAAAGCGGCTGTACCATCAGCCCCTTTGTCTGGCGCACAAAATATGCCCTGAAACACAAAGGCTTTGACCTTGATCTCGTGCCAAACGGCTTTACCGGCATTGAAGAACTTACGAATGGTTTTTCCGATCGACTACCCGTTATTGTTGATGACGGCCACTGGGTGAAGGACAGTTGGGAAATTGCCGAATATCTGGATGAAAAATATCCCGATCTCCCGATGCTGTTTGAAGGCGAGAGCCATAAGATACTCACACGGTTCATTGATGACTGGGCCTGGAAAACCGCGATTTCCCCGTGGTTCAGATGTTACATTCTTGACTATCATGACCTGTCCATGCCGCAGGACCGCGACTATGTCCGCACCAGCCGGGAACAGCTGTTCCTTGGCGGGGAGAAACTCGAAAATGTACAGGCCGGACGGGAAGAGCGCCTGCCGCTCGTCCCGCCAACCCTGGAACCCCTGCGCGTTCTTTTGCAGGACACGCCGTGGCTTGGCGGGGAAACACCCAACTATACCGACTATTGTATACTGGCTGTTTTTCTGTGGACCGCATCCGTCGCCAAAGTTCCACCATTGCATGACGATGACCCGCTGAAGGACTATATTGATCGTGGCTTTGACCTGTATGGCGGTCTGGGACGCCATGAAGGCATGCATAATTTATTTGGTCTGCCAAAGGCAGGATAA
- a CDS encoding SDR family NAD(P)-dependent oxidoreductase → MQDLKGKVAFITGGGSGVALGQAKVFAEEAGMKVVIADVQQPHLDEAMEYFSDKKAEVHALNLDITDRDAYARAADEAEEVFGPVQLLCNTAGVSQFGPIEQATFDDWDWQIDVNLKGMINGVMTFMPRMIEYGKGGHILNTASMSAFVALPTTAIYCTTKFAVRGLSESLRVELDKYDINVSILCPGAVNTNIHRSVESRPDKYGKTGYYGRDEEVFTRLKSVIEGGFDPVDLGRIALEAVKRNDFWVLPYPEFVPTIEEQNAELISALKSYEDDPDYKRRVKLAEETGQAMPGTKK, encoded by the coding sequence ATGCAGGATCTAAAAGGGAAAGTCGCATTTATCACCGGCGGTGGTTCCGGTGTTGCGCTTGGTCAGGCAAAGGTATTTGCGGAAGAAGCCGGCATGAAAGTCGTGATTGCGGATGTCCAGCAACCCCACCTTGATGAAGCCATGGAATATTTCAGCGACAAAAAAGCAGAGGTTCATGCCCTGAACCTCGACATCACCGACCGGGACGCCTATGCCCGCGCAGCCGATGAGGCAGAGGAAGTGTTCGGACCCGTCCAGCTTCTGTGCAATACAGCTGGCGTCAGCCAGTTCGGGCCGATCGAACAAGCGACATTTGATGACTGGGACTGGCAGATTGATGTTAACCTGAAGGGAATGATCAATGGTGTAATGACCTTCATGCCGCGCATGATTGAGTACGGTAAAGGCGGGCATATCCTCAATACAGCCTCCATGTCAGCCTTCGTGGCCCTGCCGACAACCGCGATTTACTGCACAACCAAATTTGCCGTGCGCGGCCTGTCTGAATCGCTGCGTGTAGAATTGGATAAATACGACATCAACGTTTCAATCCTGTGCCCGGGTGCGGTCAACACCAACATTCACCGCTCTGTGGAAAGCCGTCCGGACAAATACGGCAAAACCGGTTATTACGGCCGGGATGAAGAGGTTTTCACCCGCCTGAAATCTGTTATTGAAGGCGGGTTTGATCCGGTTGATCTGGGCCGGATAGCCCTGGAGGCGGTCAAGCGCAACGACTTCTGGGTCCTGCCCTATCCCGAGTTCGTCCCGACAATTGAGGAACAAAATGCTGAACTCATCAGTGCCCTCAAGTCCTATGAAGACGACCCCGATTATAAACGGCGCGTGAAACTGGCGGAAGAAACCGGGCAGGCCATGCCCGGCACCAAAAAATAA
- a CDS encoding CmcJ/NvfI family oxidoreductase produces MSDAQSSIDTTIKYLIPTSRINRRFWAPGEEYNTGEYEPYPVKIHNAREASEPFTIDKHGFAIRKQVTSVTDFLDDEAIKTVYAGEVEEITKEWTGADLVLPMGGQVRSSGLTGQKVQPPAGEAHVDFTPRTAETVAKKIYEKAVPDGPGYDRFIMFSLWRALSPAPQDWPLALCDFRSMDENEGTPNVKVDVDEIPKGDALFAPIPGEEDMVSASIFYHNPAHQWWYFPDMTRDEVIFIKFYDSDHSRAWRAAHTAFEDTSRSDAIERESIEFRAIAYFSAE; encoded by the coding sequence ATGTCTGATGCACAGAGTTCCATTGATACAACAATCAAATATCTGATACCGACCTCCCGTATTAACAGGCGTTTCTGGGCGCCCGGTGAGGAATATAATACCGGTGAATACGAACCCTATCCTGTGAAAATTCATAATGCCAGAGAGGCGTCTGAACCCTTTACGATTGATAAACACGGGTTTGCGATCAGGAAACAAGTCACCAGTGTCACGGATTTCCTGGACGACGAGGCGATTAAAACGGTCTATGCCGGGGAAGTTGAGGAAATCACCAAAGAATGGACCGGGGCAGATCTTGTGCTCCCCATGGGGGGACAGGTTCGATCCTCGGGCCTGACCGGACAGAAGGTTCAACCGCCGGCCGGCGAGGCCCATGTCGACTTCACCCCCAGGACGGCAGAAACAGTTGCGAAAAAGATTTATGAGAAAGCGGTGCCAGACGGCCCCGGGTATGACCGCTTTATTATGTTCAGCCTGTGGCGGGCGCTCAGCCCGGCCCCGCAGGACTGGCCCCTTGCCCTGTGTGATTTCAGGAGCATGGATGAAAATGAAGGAACACCCAACGTCAAGGTGGATGTGGACGAGATCCCGAAGGGCGATGCTCTGTTTGCCCCAATTCCCGGTGAAGAGGATATGGTATCCGCCTCCATTTTTTACCATAACCCCGCCCATCAATGGTGGTATTTCCCGGATATGACCAGGGACGAAGTGATCTTTATCAAATTCTATGACTCCGATCATTCCCGCGCCTGGCGGGCAGCCCATACGGCGTTTGAGGACACCAGCCGCAGTGACGCCATTGAGCGGGAAAGTATCGAGTTTCGGGCGATTGCCTATTTCTCGGCAGAATAG
- a CDS encoding acyl-CoA thioesterase — MIPFFSRDLRIEWGQCDPAGIVYAPRYLDMFGENTIRLFEHAGLPKKKIMLEEMNVAGFPMVDVAARFLKPAAYGDDVVVETAAPDFGNSSFKIHHRLVRNGEICVECTETRVWTVPDSERPGGLRAARVPDMVRECFSRPAGNEEG, encoded by the coding sequence TTGATCCCGTTTTTCAGCAGAGACCTGAGGATTGAATGGGGCCAGTGCGATCCCGCGGGTATTGTCTATGCACCTCGCTATCTTGATATGTTCGGTGAAAACACCATACGGCTTTTTGAGCATGCAGGGTTACCGAAAAAAAAGATCATGCTCGAAGAAATGAACGTGGCCGGTTTTCCCATGGTTGACGTAGCGGCCCGCTTCCTGAAACCCGCAGCCTACGGCGATGACGTGGTTGTTGAAACAGCAGCCCCGGACTTCGGCAACAGCAGTTTCAAAATCCACCACCGTCTGGTGCGGAACGGCGAAATTTGCGTTGAGTGCACGGAAACACGTGTGTGGACAGTGCCGGACAGTGAGCGACCGGGTGGCCTGCGAGCCGCCCGTGTCCCGGACATGGTCAGGGAGTGTTTCTCAAGACCGGCAGGAAATGAAGAAGGATAA
- a CDS encoding nuclear transport factor 2 family protein: MTNISNEDLLKRVEKLEHDLGVQQDIHDIRRLQYSYGYFIDKSQYDEVVDLFADDGEVWFLGGIYKGKAGVHRLYIERFRTAFTENHNGPRYGWLLDHPQLQMIIDVAPDRKTALVRGRSMMQAGLHETAKGDERQWWEGGIYENEYVRENGVWKIKALRYYPHWHASFEEGWSKTKVDFIPMASVTYPEDPLGPDELINPKPRLWPATDIVPFHYNHPVTGKPIKIDNSRAREGFND; this comes from the coding sequence ATGACGAATATCTCTAACGAAGACCTGCTCAAACGGGTTGAAAAACTGGAACATGATCTGGGTGTGCAGCAGGATATACACGATATTCGCCGGCTTCAGTATTCCTATGGCTATTTCATTGATAAATCACAGTATGACGAAGTGGTTGACCTTTTCGCCGATGACGGTGAAGTCTGGTTTCTTGGCGGCATCTACAAGGGAAAAGCCGGCGTTCACAGGCTCTATATTGAACGCTTCCGGACCGCTTTTACGGAAAACCATAACGGCCCCCGCTATGGCTGGCTGCTGGACCATCCGCAGTTGCAGATGATTATTGATGTCGCACCGGACCGCAAGACCGCACTGGTCCGCGGGCGTTCCATGATGCAGGCCGGGTTGCATGAAACCGCCAAGGGTGATGAACGCCAGTGGTGGGAAGGCGGCATTTATGAAAATGAATATGTCCGTGAAAACGGGGTCTGGAAAATCAAGGCCCTGCGCTATTATCCCCACTGGCATGCCTCCTTCGAAGAAGGCTGGTCCAAGACGAAAGTCGACTTTATTCCGATGGCCAGCGTGACCTATCCCGAGGACCCGCTTGGTCCGGATGAACTTATTAATCCAAAGCCGCGCCTGTGGCCCGCAACGGATATCGTGCCATTCCATTATAACCATCCTGTTACCGGCAAGCCGATCAAGATTGACAACAGCAGGGCAAGGGAAGGATTTAACGATTGA
- a CDS encoding SDR family NAD(P)-dependent oxidoreductase, translating to MKLEGRVVLITGGAGGLGKASAKALAAQGAHVVVTDIAGDAAKAVAREIGGTGYAHDVSDEKVWSDIVSDVLERQGRIDVLLNAAGIEGDLKKGGLNTSLTEWHRVMGINLDGTFLGCRAVTPHMQERGTGSIINISSIVSFMGTPSALAYGASKAAVQQLTRSIALIGAQDGARVRCNSIHPGIIRTRMTDAIFAEFAQNSGMTPEEIEQAVCAEVPFGARGVPEDVAGMVTFLASDDSLYVTGSEFKVDGGWLLGNAG from the coding sequence ATGAAACTTGAAGGACGGGTTGTACTGATTACCGGCGGGGCCGGCGGATTGGGAAAAGCCTCGGCAAAAGCCCTGGCGGCACAAGGCGCCCACGTTGTGGTGACCGATATTGCCGGTGACGCCGCAAAGGCGGTTGCCAGGGAAATTGGCGGCACAGGTTATGCCCATGATGTCAGTGATGAAAAGGTCTGGTCGGACATTGTGTCAGATGTGCTTGAACGACAGGGCCGTATTGATGTGCTTCTGAATGCCGCAGGAATTGAGGGAGATTTGAAGAAAGGGGGGCTGAATACTTCCCTGACCGAATGGCACAGAGTGATGGGCATTAACCTGGACGGCACCTTTCTTGGTTGTCGCGCGGTGACGCCGCATATGCAGGAACGCGGCACCGGTTCCATCATCAACATATCCTCGATCGTTTCCTTCATGGGGACACCGTCTGCTCTGGCCTATGGCGCCAGCAAGGCAGCCGTTCAGCAATTAACCCGTTCTATTGCCCTGATCGGGGCGCAGGACGGGGCCAGGGTGCGCTGCAACTCTATTCATCCCGGGATCATCAGGACCCGGATGACCGATGCGATTTTTGCCGAGTTTGCGCAAAATTCAGGGATGACGCCGGAAGAGATCGAGCAGGCAGTCTGTGCCGAAGTGCCTTTTGGGGCGCGGGGCGTTCCCGAGGATGTCGCCGGAATGGTCACCTTTCTGGCCTCGGATGACAGTCTCTATGTCACCGGCAGCGAATTCAAGGTGGACGGCGGCTGGCTTCTGGGGAATGCCGGGTAG
- a CDS encoding helix-turn-helix domain-containing protein — translation MGSVQILSTRSLKPPHRLRFWNEIAKEAYSGTHIESDDDRFEAELWRWKLQDLVMIRPRAPRSIVRREATSGGLPSDKLVLHLQHHGKSRFRQGLHEFELMAGDMEINPADSLYSLDVSDRNDMLSVELPIAPLLEKVPMLESVMCRPFSGKMQSVQLLHSYIISLWQVGRNQRGTDSWSEGAVNAFYSLLASALTAPEDNADESTLLEKLIIEVQARLTDPQLCTESLAKITGVTPRTVQLAFAKTGMTPSSYITRARLDWAAENLRLFPERSVTEVAFSVGFNDASYFSRCFRNHFGVSPRAWR, via the coding sequence ATGGGTTCGGTACAGATCCTGTCTACCAGATCGCTGAAGCCCCCTCACCGGCTTCGCTTCTGGAATGAAATCGCCAAGGAAGCATACAGCGGAACCCATATTGAATCCGATGACGATCGCTTTGAAGCGGAATTATGGCGCTGGAAATTGCAGGACCTTGTGATGATAAGGCCCCGCGCCCCGCGCTCCATTGTGCGACGGGAGGCAACTTCCGGCGGCTTGCCAAGTGATAAACTGGTCCTGCATCTTCAACATCATGGAAAGTCCCGCTTTCGACAGGGACTTCATGAATTCGAACTGATGGCGGGGGATATGGAAATCAACCCGGCTGACAGCCTTTACAGTCTCGATGTTTCCGACAGGAACGATATGCTGTCAGTGGAGCTCCCCATCGCCCCGCTTCTGGAAAAAGTACCGATGCTGGAAAGCGTCATGTGCCGTCCTTTCTCGGGTAAAATGCAGTCTGTCCAGTTGCTGCACAGCTATATCATTTCCCTGTGGCAGGTTGGCAGGAACCAGCGCGGGACAGATTCCTGGAGCGAGGGGGCCGTAAACGCTTTCTATTCCCTGCTCGCCTCGGCATTGACTGCCCCTGAGGACAACGCTGATGAAAGTACGCTGCTGGAAAAGCTGATCATAGAGGTCCAGGCAAGACTGACAGATCCTCAACTCTGCACCGAAAGCCTGGCAAAAATTACCGGCGTTACACCGAGAACTGTCCAGCTGGCATTTGCCAAAACGGGAATGACACCCTCAAGCTACATTACCCGGGCGCGTCTTGACTGGGCAGCGGAAAATCTCCGCCTGTTCCCGGAAAGAAGCGTGACCGAGGTTGCTTTTTCCGTAGGGTTCAATGATGCGTCCTATTTTTCCCGCTGCTTCCGGAACCACTTCGGGGTCTCCCCCCGGGCCTGGCGGTAA